A genomic window from Verrucomicrobiales bacterium includes:
- a CDS encoding type VI secretion system tube protein Hcp, with amino-acid sequence MKNHPTYPYHCAGVAPRISRWMLIVLLSLTSTVVSHAQVDVFIRFLKDDRGNSFPGESDDSVYKSTEGWCRIRSFSLGAELTFVTPVGGGGAGRRVSSIGFDIGKEMKVISPSIFLAMAKGSPFKMMEMVVRKQGARSGEAYLKYEFLDALPIRQNWAGNEDEPIETIRFEYEALRMTLRSQSSTGELGAPVVAKWDFKENKEAFGSAVP; translated from the coding sequence ATGAAAAACCATCCTACTTACCCCTATCATTGCGCAGGGGTCGCGCCCCGGATCAGCCGGTGGATGTTGATCGTCCTGCTGAGCCTCACTTCAACCGTCGTGTCACATGCCCAGGTTGACGTCTTCATAAGATTTTTAAAAGACGATCGTGGTAATTCGTTCCCGGGAGAGAGCGATGATTCGGTTTATAAGAGCACAGAGGGATGGTGCCGTATTAGATCTTTCTCGTTGGGAGCGGAGCTCACCTTCGTCACGCCGGTTGGCGGTGGTGGAGCGGGTCGAAGGGTGAGTTCCATCGGGTTCGATATCGGGAAGGAAATGAAAGTGATCTCTCCCTCGATCTTCCTCGCGATGGCTAAGGGATCTCCGTTTAAGATGATGGAGATGGTAGTTCGCAAGCAGGGCGCGCGAAGCGGGGAGGCCTATCTTAAGTATGAATTTCTGGATGCGTTGCCGATACGTCAGAATTGGGCTGGAAACGAGGATGAACCGATCGAGACCATTCGATTCGAGTATGAGGCGCTTCGAATGACCCTTCGCTCCCAATCCTCCACTGGAGAGTTGGGAGCCCCCGTGGTGGCAAAGTGGGATTTCAAGGAAAATAAGGAAGCCTTCGGAAGCGCAGTACCGTAG
- a CDS encoding immunoglobulin domain-containing protein, with product MSRSQRRSASAGLIKAFAVGVLLMWASYLEAQLLELRRMSFRSQPEKPASDVNQDSVLDEHGNLYQTGLTVTLKYDSEGNLKWVVPIPGLSLALLPGGDLVVVHSSGGSARISPDGTIAWAKTNVYGRVVKVEGSGSLRILGNDGFNLKKLSAEGEILWETDHRGSFAGAKADFLAIGPAGQVFLMGLSDTTQPPVSARSVVECVDSNGSLCWINLVNGGENSRGSALVVASSGDLFVTGTQDLSSQFTFTHTYLVRFDPAGKQEQLALYKSTLGSASNSSEYGTTLALDRDENLLVASRGFSGSRSTVISKYTSEGVRLWSTFHGPFWGDPLLITSGDAAIFVSNMPSKYPQNPGRVPEIVHVNRDGVVDWIFPIEEDHEFPLRFYFSVNNAYVRGATHLLLSGTKSDNTFPFYWDYEYQTREFLITEPANRPEILESPRDLTTNFGTHALLTVRAAEKQSTPGGLTYQWLLQGEAIGGATNSTLAISKIGTTNSGWYSVMVSNQSGAVVTPDALVVAVPEIHRPHLTAEGKVTFEFSSERGLNYDIQVSGDLQAWQLYSTITSVGDSTVFIESELPHHIRRWYRVKPQFSLP from the coding sequence ATGAGTCGTTCGCAACGCCGCAGTGCTAGTGCTGGGTTGATTAAAGCGTTTGCCGTGGGGGTGTTGCTGATGTGGGCCAGTTACCTTGAAGCGCAGCTCCTGGAGTTACGGAGAATGTCGTTTCGCAGCCAGCCCGAAAAACCCGCCAGCGATGTAAACCAGGACTCCGTTTTAGATGAGCACGGCAACCTTTATCAAACGGGGTTAACCGTCACTCTGAAGTATGACAGTGAGGGAAACCTGAAGTGGGTAGTTCCCATACCTGGATTGAGTCTCGCGCTGCTCCCTGGGGGCGACTTGGTTGTGGTGCATTCATCAGGTGGCTCCGCACGAATCAGTCCGGATGGAACGATCGCTTGGGCAAAAACTAATGTTTATGGGCGCGTGGTAAAGGTGGAGGGATCCGGAAGCTTGAGGATTCTGGGGAATGATGGGTTTAACCTTAAAAAACTTAGTGCGGAGGGAGAAATCCTTTGGGAGACAGACCATCGCGGCAGTTTTGCAGGGGCCAAGGCGGATTTCTTAGCGATTGGTCCTGCGGGCCAAGTCTTTCTGATGGGGCTCTCTGACACCACTCAACCACCGGTCAGCGCAAGAAGCGTGGTGGAATGCGTCGATTCCAACGGATCTCTCTGCTGGATCAACCTCGTGAATGGGGGTGAAAATAGTCGCGGAAGCGCCTTAGTTGTGGCCTCAAGTGGCGATCTCTTTGTCACAGGAACGCAGGATCTCTCTTCTCAGTTTACCTTCACGCACACCTATCTCGTACGCTTCGATCCGGCTGGAAAGCAAGAGCAGCTCGCTTTGTATAAAAGCACATTGGGTTCGGCCTCGAACTCTAGCGAGTATGGAACGACGTTGGCATTGGACAGGGATGAAAACCTCCTAGTTGCCTCCCGAGGTTTCTCAGGCTCCCGATCCACGGTAATATCTAAATACACTTCCGAAGGAGTGCGTCTTTGGAGCACGTTTCATGGACCTTTCTGGGGAGACCCACTTCTTATCACTAGCGGCGATGCCGCGATTTTTGTCTCCAACATGCCAAGTAAGTATCCTCAAAATCCCGGGCGGGTTCCCGAGATTGTTCACGTCAACAGAGATGGAGTCGTTGACTGGATATTTCCGATCGAAGAAGACCACGAGTTCCCCCTCAGGTTCTATTTTTCTGTGAACAATGCATATGTTCGTGGTGCTACCCATCTTCTTCTTTCTGGGACCAAGTCTGACAATACATTCCCGTTTTACTGGGACTACGAGTATCAAACCCGGGAGTTCCTAATCACGGAGCCAGCCAATCGTCCTGAAATCCTCGAGTCGCCTCGTGATCTGACAACCAACTTTGGCACCCATGCACTCCTGACGGTCCGTGCCGCCGAGAAGCAATCGACTCCAGGCGGTCTAACCTATCAGTGGCTGTTGCAAGGTGAGGCAATAGGGGGAGCCACAAACTCCACTCTTGCGATTTCCAAAATTGGAACGACCAACTCAGGTTGGTACTCAGTCATGGTCAGTAATCAATCGGGAGCGGTCGTGACCCCGGACGCTTTGGTGGTTGCAGTGCCAGAGATCCATCGGCCGCACTTGACGGCCGAAGGGAAAGTAACTTTTGAGTTTAGCAGCGAGAGAGGGCTGAACTACGACATCCAGGTTTCAGGCGACCTCCAAGCTTGGCAACTTTACTCGACGATCACGTCCGTCGGGGATAGCACGGTCTTTATCGAATCCGAGCTGCCGCATCACATTCGCCGATGGTATCGAGTAAAGCCTCAATTCTCTCTTCCATAG
- a CDS encoding type VI secretion system tube protein Hcp → MNLSWILSPWFLGTLLLLSVPGARAESFDVFVRFGFSEPSMPGIGESTDPEFPGSQGWSRVVGFEEGASKAPPDPGKGATGDSTQGPFQFDPTTLVKLIDGVSPALFRSFADGSRLNYLLFAMRTKSVGTESKTRPFYFAKAERVRVLRIEWTCDLDGAPFEKVTFDKAAFQWTIQSADDTRLTGSVTVHWDPAAPLSGEGPLPGVVLTPRSLSSAAQGMPYRQVFSVSGDTAPPYEFWMSGGLLPDGMTLSRDGVLSGTPSRNGQFTFRVAGGDFVGNFDEQTYTLVVSSGPRIHLLDASVDPSEWRIRLEGIPGRFFRIESAPSLAGPWQPEGMAHELPDVGYMEMSVRIDSFPTRFFRAVQTLTGCPTLPTGLVHWWRGESEVDQVQGEPLVAIGEPEISPGRIGNAFLFDGKDDRLSLIEEGQPGSLIERDWTLAVWVRRDDSIDASSALLLDARTAVKLEQYGQAGRRVGITWFGRWDRYFSYSAPTRVWVHLVLADTASGTALYVNGQLSEVIPDRIPLPLSTMGGGVGDRLRGAVDEMLVFDRTLSVQEIGQLYQASLKLGNCDPVP, encoded by the coding sequence ATGAACCTCTCTTGGATCCTTTCACCGTGGTTTCTCGGAACATTGCTTCTGCTTTCGGTTCCTGGCGCTCGGGCGGAATCGTTTGATGTTTTTGTGAGATTTGGCTTTTCGGAGCCATCGATGCCAGGGATCGGTGAGTCGACCGACCCCGAGTTTCCAGGGAGCCAGGGGTGGAGTAGGGTAGTGGGTTTTGAGGAGGGTGCTAGCAAGGCCCCTCCGGATCCTGGCAAGGGCGCCACCGGAGACAGTACCCAGGGCCCCTTTCAATTCGATCCGACGACCCTAGTAAAACTCATCGACGGTGTCTCTCCTGCACTCTTTCGCTCCTTTGCCGACGGAAGCCGCCTTAACTATCTCCTGTTCGCCATGCGCACGAAATCGGTTGGGACTGAATCCAAGACGCGGCCCTTCTATTTTGCCAAAGCGGAGAGGGTCCGAGTTCTTAGGATCGAATGGACTTGCGATCTCGATGGAGCGCCTTTTGAAAAAGTGACCTTCGATAAGGCCGCGTTTCAATGGACGATTCAATCGGCTGACGACACCCGCTTGACGGGCTCGGTAACCGTCCACTGGGATCCAGCGGCACCCCTCTCCGGGGAAGGTCCTCTCCCCGGTGTTGTGCTGACTCCGAGGTCCTTGTCCTCTGCCGCGCAGGGTATGCCCTATCGGCAGGTCTTCTCGGTTTCGGGAGACACGGCTCCACCGTATGAGTTTTGGATGAGCGGCGGGCTGTTGCCCGACGGGATGACGTTGTCTCGGGACGGAGTGCTTTCCGGGACGCCGAGCCGTAATGGTCAGTTCACCTTTCGAGTGGCGGGCGGTGACTTCGTTGGCAACTTCGATGAGCAAACCTATACCTTGGTTGTGTCGAGCGGACCACGCATTCACCTCCTGGACGCGAGTGTGGATCCGAGCGAGTGGCGGATCCGCCTCGAGGGGATCCCCGGTCGCTTTTTCCGCATCGAGTCGGCGCCGAGCCTCGCCGGTCCGTGGCAACCAGAAGGGATGGCGCATGAGCTGCCTGACGTTGGCTACATGGAGATGTCGGTGAGGATCGACAGCTTCCCGACGAGATTCTTCCGCGCCGTGCAGACGCTCACCGGTTGCCCCACCTTGCCCACGGGACTCGTGCATTGGTGGCGCGGAGAGAGCGAGGTCGATCAGGTCCAGGGGGAGCCATTGGTCGCGATCGGGGAACCCGAGATCTCTCCCGGGCGCATCGGCAACGCGTTTCTCTTCGATGGGAAGGACGACCGGCTCAGCCTGATCGAGGAAGGGCAGCCGGGCAGCCTGATCGAGCGCGATTGGACGCTGGCGGTTTGGGTGCGGCGCGATGATTCGATCGATGCCTCCAGCGCCTTGTTGTTGGACGCTCGCACGGCGGTGAAGTTGGAGCAATATGGGCAGGCCGGTCGACGCGTTGGGATCACCTGGTTCGGTCGCTGGGATCGGTATTTCTCCTACTCCGCGCCGACCCGGGTATGGGTGCATCTGGTTCTCGCCGACACGGCGTCGGGCACTGCGCTGTATGTGAATGGACAGCTCAGCGAGGTTATCCCGGATCGGATTCCGCTGCCACTCAGCACGATGGGGGGCGGAGTAGGGGACCGACTTCGAGGAGCCGTGGACGAGATGCTGGTCTTTGACCGGACGCTGTCTGTGCAAGAAATTGGTCAGCTTTACCAGGCCTCCTTAAAGCTGGGAAACTGCGATCCGGTGCCATGA